The following coding sequences lie in one Streptomyces venezuelae genomic window:
- a CDS encoding RNA polymerase sigma factor SigF, producing MSPRLDESHTDQATSTLPPHRSATEIPAPAHESVPTQSAHEIAEDTYEGLDGLPEIPPYAEVAPLDARALSKTLFERLESLEEGTHEYAYVRNTLVELNLALVKFAASRFRSRSEPMEDIIQVGTIGLIKAIDRFELSRGVEFPTFAMPTIVGEIKRFFRDTSWSVRVPRRLQELRLDLAKAGDELAQQFDRAPTVGELAERLGISNEEVVEGMAASNAYTASSLDAQPEEDDSEGALADRIGYEDHGLEGIEYVESLKPLIAELPPRDRKILSLRFVANMTQSEIGEELGISQMHVSRLLSRTLVKLRKGLTVEE from the coding sequence ATGTCACCCCGGCTCGACGAATCGCATACTGACCAGGCGACGTCGACACTCCCGCCGCACCGCTCCGCCACCGAGATCCCGGCGCCCGCCCACGAGTCCGTCCCGACTCAGAGTGCCCACGAAATCGCCGAGGACACCTACGAAGGCCTCGACGGTCTCCCCGAGATCCCGCCGTACGCCGAAGTGGCGCCGCTGGACGCGAGGGCCCTGTCCAAGACTCTCTTCGAGCGGCTCGAATCCCTCGAAGAAGGCACGCACGAATACGCGTACGTCCGCAACACCCTGGTCGAACTGAACCTCGCCCTGGTGAAGTTCGCCGCCTCCCGGTTCCGCTCCCGCAGCGAGCCCATGGAGGACATCATCCAGGTCGGCACGATCGGCCTCATCAAGGCGATCGACCGCTTCGAACTCAGCCGCGGCGTCGAGTTCCCCACTTTCGCGATGCCGACGATCGTCGGCGAGATCAAGCGCTTCTTCCGCGACACCAGCTGGTCGGTGCGCGTCCCGCGCCGCCTCCAGGAACTCCGACTGGACCTCGCCAAGGCGGGCGACGAACTCGCCCAGCAGTTCGATCGCGCCCCCACGGTGGGCGAGCTCGCCGAGCGCCTGGGCATCTCCAACGAAGAGGTCGTCGAGGGGATGGCCGCGTCCAACGCCTACACGGCGAGCTCCCTGGACGCGCAGCCCGAGGAGGACGACTCCGAGGGCGCGCTCGCGGACCGCATCGGCTACGAGGACCACGGCCTCGAAGGCATCGAGTACGTCGAGTCGTTGAAGCCGCTGATCGCCGAGCTGCCCCCGCGCGACCGCAAGATCCTCTCGCTCCGCTTCGTCGCCAACATGACGCAGTCGGAGATCGGCGAGGAGCTCGGCATCTCGCAGATGCACGTTTCACGACTGTTGTCCCGCACTCTCGTCAAGCTCCGCAAGGGACTGACGGTCGAGGAGTGA
- a CDS encoding ATP-binding protein, giving the protein MSTTRPYSPGDRGPESEAAVADAPAERASGTPAARQVRRLSLNGASGIVPLARDYTREALHAWGWLPAESADRRAAAEDVLLVVSELVTNACLHAEGPDELWLSSDGKVLRIEVSDRGTGQPAPRTPHRAGRPGGHGMFIVQRLCLDWGVVRSPGVAGKTVWAEVGAPA; this is encoded by the coding sequence ATGAGCACCACCCGGCCTTACTCGCCGGGCGACCGCGGCCCGGAGTCCGAGGCCGCAGTCGCGGACGCTCCCGCGGAGCGGGCCTCAGGCACGCCCGCCGCCCGGCAGGTCCGCAGGCTGAGCCTGAACGGCGCGAGCGGCATCGTGCCGCTCGCCCGCGACTACACGCGCGAGGCGCTGCACGCGTGGGGCTGGCTCCCCGCGGAGAGCGCCGACCGGCGCGCGGCCGCCGAGGACGTGCTCCTCGTCGTCTCCGAGCTGGTCACCAACGCCTGCCTGCACGCCGAGGGCCCCGACGAGCTCTGGCTGTCCTCCGACGGCAAGGTGCTGCGCATCGAGGTCTCCGACCGCGGCACGGGCCAGCCCGCGCCCCGCACCCCGCACCGCGCCGGGCGGCCCGGCGGGCACGGCATGTTCATCGTGCAGCGGCTCTGCCTGGACTGGGGCGTCGTCCGCAGCCCCGGAGTCGCGGGCAAGACCGTCTGGGCGGAGGTGGGGGCGCCCGCGTAG
- a CDS encoding DUF5753 domain-containing protein produces MYVEWRRVESAGLKHVQESVLPLFLRTRWFRFYQSQVVPGLLQTEHYTRAMLSTVVALREISADIDDAVTARMSRQHILHAGGRRFAFLIEEWVLRSVIGSPETMANQLVHLIGLTATPSVSLGVIPMGVVRGNAWPVESFAIYDVKQVSAELVSAGLTVTQPREIAEYAKSFAELSGIAVYGTAARQLIASAIEALR; encoded by the coding sequence ATGTACGTCGAGTGGCGCCGCGTGGAGAGCGCTGGTCTGAAGCATGTACAGGAATCGGTGCTGCCACTGTTCCTGCGAACCCGATGGTTCCGCTTCTACCAGTCGCAGGTCGTCCCCGGTCTGCTCCAGACCGAGCATTACACCCGAGCCATGCTCAGCACCGTCGTCGCACTGCGCGAAATCTCTGCGGACATTGACGACGCGGTGACCGCCCGTATGAGCCGCCAGCACATCCTGCACGCCGGGGGACGCCGCTTCGCCTTCCTGATCGAGGAGTGGGTTCTGCGGTCCGTGATCGGCTCGCCGGAGACCATGGCGAACCAGCTCGTCCACCTCATCGGCCTGACGGCCACGCCGTCCGTGAGCCTCGGCGTGATCCCCATGGGGGTTGTGCGGGGGAATGCATGGCCCGTCGAGTCCTTCGCCATCTACGACGTGAAGCAGGTCTCCGCCGAACTGGTGTCCGCCGGTCTCACCGTGACGCAGCCGCGCGAGATCGCTGAATACGCGAAGAGTTTCGCCGAGCTGTCCGGCATCGCCGTTTACGGGACCGCAGCCAGGCAGCTCATCGCCTCGGCCATCGAGGCGCTCAGGTGA
- a CDS encoding aspartate/glutamate racemase family protein, producing MKTIGLIGGMSWESSAEYYRLLNELVRERLGGLHSARCVLYSVDFAEIERLQVQGEWERAGGVLAAAAKGVEAAGADLVLICTNTMHKVADQVQDAISVPLLHLGDATAEAVRRAGATRVGLLGTAFTMEQDFYRDRLAAHGLDVLVPDEAGRDVVHRVIYEELCLGVVREESRVAYQEVIRGLVDRGAQGVILGCTEIELLVQQEHSPVPVFPTTRLHAEAAVDVALTDNSG from the coding sequence ATGAAGACCATCGGCCTCATCGGCGGCATGAGCTGGGAGTCCAGCGCCGAGTACTACCGGCTCCTCAACGAACTCGTACGGGAACGGCTCGGCGGGCTGCACTCCGCGCGCTGCGTGCTGTACTCCGTCGACTTCGCCGAGATCGAGCGGCTGCAAGTACAGGGCGAGTGGGAGCGGGCCGGTGGCGTGCTCGCCGCCGCTGCCAAGGGGGTTGAGGCCGCCGGGGCCGATCTCGTCCTCATCTGCACCAACACCATGCACAAGGTCGCCGACCAGGTGCAGGACGCGATCTCCGTGCCGCTGCTGCACCTCGGGGACGCCACCGCCGAGGCCGTACGCCGGGCGGGGGCCACGCGGGTCGGGCTGCTCGGGACCGCCTTCACCATGGAGCAGGACTTCTACCGGGATCGCCTCGCCGCGCACGGGCTGGACGTCCTCGTGCCTGACGAGGCCGGCCGGGACGTCGTCCACCGCGTCATCTACGAAGAGCTCTGCCTCGGCGTCGTACGCGAGGAGTCGCGTGTCGCGTATCAGGAGGTCATCCGCGGCCTCGTCGACAGAGGTGCGCAGGGCGTCATTCTCGGGTGTACGGAGATCGAGCTGCTCGTCCAGCAGGAGCACAGCCCCGTACCCGTGTTCCCCACCACCCGGCTCCACGCCGAAGCCGCCGTCGACGTAGCACTCACCGACAACAGCGGGTGA
- a CDS encoding DUF397 domain-containing protein: MACNDIDLSAAVWRKSSHSNGSGGDCVEVAERFPGAARWRKSSHSNGDGGDCLEVTDGLPGLVPVRDSKLTAGPTLVFPATAWAPFIEALAGDQPAR, encoded by the coding sequence ATGGCGTGCAACGACATTGACTTGAGCGCAGCCGTGTGGCGCAAGAGCAGCCACAGCAACGGGTCCGGCGGCGACTGCGTCGAGGTCGCCGAACGGTTCCCCGGCGCTGCCCGCTGGCGTAAAAGCAGCCACAGCAACGGTGACGGGGGAGACTGCCTCGAAGTCACCGACGGCCTCCCCGGCCTCGTCCCCGTCCGGGACTCCAAACTGACGGCCGGCCCCACCCTCGTGTTTCCGGCGACCGCCTGGGCCCCCTTCATCGAGGCACTCGCCGGGGACCAGCCCGCCCGCTGA
- a CDS encoding DUF6879 family protein, with product MAAEPTFEELFRQTKRSAVHLEMRDGYMRSDQDFVSWSEDPRSVQRLRPPETRPWLSLMKEITSRGVEVRRARIFSEPMSDYLRYEHHLTPSNIAAGEIVRWLPRRRTSDLALPGNDFWLFDDSLVLFLHFTGDGELSPEGDEERSSAPEVVQLCRTAFEAVWERAVPHEEYRPF from the coding sequence GTGGCCGCGGAGCCGACGTTTGAGGAACTGTTCCGGCAGACCAAGCGCTCTGCCGTACACCTTGAGATGCGGGACGGCTACATGCGCTCCGACCAGGACTTCGTCTCGTGGTCGGAGGACCCCCGGAGCGTTCAGCGACTGCGTCCACCCGAGACGAGGCCGTGGCTCTCGCTCATGAAGGAGATCACCAGCCGCGGAGTGGAAGTTCGTCGTGCCCGGATCTTCTCCGAGCCGATGAGTGACTACCTGCGCTACGAGCATCACCTGACGCCGAGCAACATTGCAGCCGGTGAGATCGTCCGTTGGCTTCCGCGTCGCCGGACATCGGACCTCGCGCTCCCGGGGAACGACTTCTGGCTCTTCGACGACAGCCTCGTCCTCTTCCTGCACTTCACGGGTGACGGAGAGCTGTCCCCCGAAGGCGACGAGGAACGGTCATCTGCGCCTGAAGTGGTCCAGCTCTGCCGCACGGCCTTCGAGGCAGTGTGGGAACGGGCCGTTCCGCACGAGGAGTACAGGCCGTTCTGA
- a CDS encoding LPXTG cell wall anchor domain-containing protein: MSHTKKSAALALATVLAGGSAVLLAAPAAQATVQDVNYQCKTPIGDKSAVSPIDIKSVKSGSGYKLTMSFQKGVSSSPVELGKGAMKPSAVIKLGGAESGTVPVSGATNAEAIPANTPIKISDLSGTYTPKKSGKVTFTAGVLTIKALGTTTTCTPSNNPKPSLELDVKGAGGSGGSGSSGGGSGGGSDATGGGTGTTGGSGSAPSGGGELPQTGPADSAVALGTLGGTVLLAGAAGALWLTRRNQAARSR, translated from the coding sequence GTGTCGCACACGAAAAAATCGGCCGCGCTCGCGCTCGCCACCGTCCTGGCCGGCGGCTCAGCGGTGCTGCTGGCCGCCCCCGCCGCGCAGGCCACCGTCCAGGACGTCAACTATCAGTGCAAGACACCGATCGGGGACAAGAGCGCCGTCTCGCCGATCGACATCAAGAGCGTCAAGAGCGGCAGCGGCTACAAGCTCACCATGTCCTTCCAGAAGGGCGTCTCCTCCAGCCCCGTCGAGCTCGGCAAGGGCGCGATGAAGCCAAGCGCGGTGATCAAGCTGGGCGGCGCGGAGAGCGGCACGGTGCCGGTCTCCGGCGCGACGAACGCCGAGGCCATCCCCGCGAACACCCCGATCAAGATCAGTGACCTGTCGGGGACGTACACGCCCAAGAAGAGCGGCAAGGTCACGTTCACGGCCGGTGTCCTCACGATCAAGGCGCTCGGTACGACCACGACGTGCACGCCGTCCAACAATCCCAAGCCGTCGCTCGAACTCGACGTCAAGGGCGCCGGTGGTTCCGGGGGCTCCGGGAGCTCCGGGGGCGGTTCGGGCGGGGGCTCCGACGCGACCGGTGGCGGCACGGGTACGACGGGCGGCTCCGGCAGCGCACCCTCCGGCGGCGGCGAGCTCCCGCAGACCGGCCCCGCGGACTCCGCCGTCGCACTCGGCACCCTCGGCGGCACGGTGCTGCTCGCGGGAGCGGCCGGGGCGCTGTGGCTGACGCGCAGGAACCAGGCGGCACGGTCGCGGTAG
- a CDS encoding DUF397 domain-containing protein, giving the protein MPGTDIYSLHITEAVVYSKACGGNTHPDGEACVTLAKIGEGAWAVGDSKRPGAEPLRFSTAELDAAGIDPARFGLSV; this is encoded by the coding sequence ATGCCCGGAACCGACATCTACAGCCTTCACATCACCGAAGCCGTCGTCTACAGCAAGGCTTGCGGCGGCAACACCCACCCCGACGGTGAGGCGTGCGTGACCCTCGCGAAGATCGGCGAGGGCGCCTGGGCCGTGGGTGACAGCAAGCGGCCCGGCGCCGAGCCGCTGCGCTTCAGCACCGCCGAGCTGGACGCCGCCGGCATCGACCCGGCGCGGTTCGGGCTCTCCGTCTGA
- a CDS encoding ATP-binding protein: MQEPPPTSPPPPFELSLLAVPKAVPEIRRTLSEHPYGSPHPDVQLCVSELLSNVIRHLGEGTPVTVRLTTARDRIRVAVTDPDPRAWPLLRSAGRDDETGRGLALLDAVSLRWGVEQGPDSKTVWCELGEG; this comes from the coding sequence ATGCAAGAGCCACCCCCCACCTCCCCGCCACCCCCCTTCGAACTCTCCCTGCTCGCCGTCCCCAAAGCCGTCCCAGAGATCCGCCGCACCCTGAGCGAGCACCCCTACGGCAGCCCCCACCCCGACGTACAGCTCTGCGTCAGTGAGTTGCTCAGCAACGTGATCCGGCACCTCGGCGAGGGGACGCCCGTCACCGTCCGCCTCACCACCGCCCGCGACCGCATCCGCGTGGCCGTCACCGACCCGGACCCCCGCGCCTGGCCGCTCCTCCGCAGCGCGGGCCGCGACGACGAGACGGGCAGAGGGCTCGCTCTGCTGGACGCCGTCTCGCTGCGGTGGGGCGTGGAACAGGGCCCCGACAGCAAGACGGTCTGGTGCGAGCTGGGGGAGGGGTAG
- a CDS encoding helix-turn-helix domain-containing protein, with the protein MPPRKDPDASASVPAFYGAELRFKREAAGLTLEGLAEGSFRAVSFLSQIERGERRMPSDLAQHVDTRLRTDGFFQRRCEDARKARQGGHAEYFADVAEMERFAESIEEWAPMLVPGLLQTRAYAEGVVRTSLPWLRPHIVEKQVTARLERATLWEREAPPGFWVILHETLIGKPLVPSEQMADQLRHISTVIRSVQGVLQILPETAAAHPFMMGMSKVMTFPDAPPVVYTEGLHSGQLIDYPALVKDYRRSYDLLRAAALPPEASLDMIEAAAEDYANGVQRH; encoded by the coding sequence GTGCCTCCTCGTAAGGATCCCGACGCGTCGGCGAGCGTTCCGGCCTTCTACGGCGCGGAGTTGCGTTTCAAGAGAGAGGCGGCGGGCCTCACGCTGGAGGGCTTGGCCGAGGGCAGCTTCCGGGCCGTCTCCTTCCTCAGCCAGATCGAGCGCGGCGAGCGGCGCATGCCGTCCGATCTGGCCCAGCACGTCGACACCAGGCTCCGGACGGACGGCTTTTTCCAACGCCGCTGTGAAGATGCGCGCAAGGCCCGCCAGGGCGGGCATGCCGAGTACTTCGCCGATGTCGCGGAGATGGAACGGTTCGCGGAGAGCATCGAGGAGTGGGCGCCGATGCTGGTTCCTGGGCTGCTGCAGACGCGGGCGTACGCCGAGGGCGTCGTACGGACGTCACTGCCCTGGCTGCGGCCGCACATCGTGGAGAAACAGGTCACCGCGCGCTTGGAGCGTGCGACGCTGTGGGAGCGGGAGGCGCCTCCGGGCTTCTGGGTGATCCTGCACGAGACGCTGATCGGCAAGCCGTTGGTGCCGTCCGAACAGATGGCGGACCAGCTTCGGCACATCTCGACGGTGATCCGCTCCGTGCAGGGCGTTCTGCAGATCCTTCCGGAAACCGCAGCGGCCCACCCCTTCATGATGGGCATGAGCAAGGTCATGACCTTCCCGGATGCCCCACCCGTGGTCTACACGGAGGGACTTCACAGCGGCCAACTCATCGACTACCCAGCGCTCGTGAAGGACTACCGCAGGTCGTACGATCTGCTCAGGGCCGCCGCATTGCCACCTGAGGCGTCCCTGGACATGATCGAGGCAGCGGCAGAGGACTACGCAAATGGCGTGCAACGACATTGA
- a CDS encoding STAS domain-containing protein — MDRGTVGSAHRGRLLVEVRKVGASAVVTPAGELDHHTADVLREPLENCLSEGYARLVVDCSRLEFCDSTGLNVLLGARLKAEAAGGGVHLAGMLPVVARVFEITGAEAVFTVHDNLDAALGE; from the coding sequence ATGGACCGCGGGACGGTCGGCAGCGCACACAGGGGCCGGCTTCTGGTCGAAGTCCGGAAGGTGGGCGCGAGTGCCGTCGTGACCCCGGCGGGTGAGTTGGATCACCACACCGCCGACGTGTTGCGCGAACCACTCGAAAACTGCCTGTCAGAGGGCTACGCACGGCTTGTCGTCGACTGCTCACGTCTTGAGTTCTGCGATTCCACGGGACTCAACGTGCTCCTCGGTGCCCGGCTGAAGGCCGAGGCCGCCGGTGGCGGGGTTCATCTCGCCGGGATGCTTCCGGTGGTCGCCAGGGTCTTCGAGATCACCGGCGCGGAGGCGGTCTTTACCGTTCATGACAACCTCGACGCGGCCCTCGGAGAGTGA